ACATTTGATTGTGCAAAATTAGTTTCTTTTGGATTATCATTAATTGATTATGATTAATTGAAGGTTTGGAAGAGGAGACGGcgagaatacatgtacaaacgaGCAGTAAGTGATGATTTATCAAAAGTCAATGCTCAGAAAAACAACAATTCTGCTATTGTTCATTTTAATGTCATTTATCATATGAATTATGTTAATTTGATTGCCTTGTAGTCCAAATTTGTCagtaaaatttagattttgaaaattattttttaaagattcataTGTAACTGTATGTCATGCCTTTGTAGGTCAGTGCTGTATCAGCCATGCTCCACAGTATCTTAACCTTCCTGTTCCTTCTGACCAGTGTGTTCACGCCCAGCTATTGGAGAGGCTCGAGACTGAGTGTGGGCTCCAGCAGCAAACTCAGTAGTAGCTTCAGCAATCACAGCTCCAGTGGACTGGATCACAGTATTTCTGATGGTAAGTGCTGCACACCTCAAATGCATTGGAAACTGATAAGCGTGATCATGTGTATTTTATCATTGTTATCAGTAATGCCATATATTGGAAAGATTGCATATGTTGTTCTACAGCCTGTCTCTAATTTACAAAGACCtcaatttttattatcattatctgAATGCTTACCGTAAACTTTGATGTGCATATGATGTGTGTTAAGATTATTATTTGCAAAAAGTACGAATGTTAAACTgttgttttgaataaatgattattttagtAGAATTATTGAGTAAGCattgatttcaattttaaatggaaCTGAGGTTAGGAAACACTGCATTATATTGTAAGATTGATTACTGGTATTTTTTGACAGATGAATGTTTTGATGATGACATAAGTATACACAACAACTCCTTGGGATCACCACTGGACAGCTCTTCTGGAGATAGCTTCAGTGAATTTATTGTTCCCTGGTAAGTGCTCAAGTGAAAATCAGGGAGGCATCAAgaataaaaattagtttttactttttgtgggtttttttctgcaactgttaaatttttatatacatacatgtaaagtcAATAGATATTGTAACTAATGTAATATAATCTTtttatacacatacatgtaaagtcAATAGATATTGTAACTAATGTAATATAATCTTGGCTACAGTAAGCCACCTCCAAGACGAGCCTTTACATCTCCAGTGTCCAGACAACGACCCTTGCACTACATCAGTCCCCCTATGAGTTCTTCCCCGGTGCACCTCAAGTTAAGGTACTGTTTCACTTGTATACACCACATTCCTATAACATTTGTGATCAACGCATCAATAATTTATGTTGCGGAGTTACACAAActttaagaaatattaaaatgaaacaaaatgtactgagatttttaacaaaaataaagaagaaagtACATGTAAGGCCATTGTCTATCTCCCTGATATGGGTTTTAAAAGAGAATAAATAATTATCGATTAACTAATCAAGTAAGGAAGGTAAACAGGTCTGTCATCAAGGTAATAAAAATTCTAGCCTAAACAAAAGGTACTTTGACTGATGGAATAACTACCTGTAATCAAGTGATGTTCTGAAAGCACACTTAGAGTCactctaaattgaaaaaatacaactttaaataattgattGACTTTCTTCATTGTATTAAGTCTTTTAGAAAAATGTCCTGTACATGTGTAGGTTTCCTTAAAACCTTAAATAATTTAGTCTGCttcaatacatatacatgttcatTATTCTTTGTCGCATAGAAAACCAGATACTCCGAACTCTAGCTTTGAGAGCAGTTTTGAGGATGAGAGATCTGTCACTCCTACATTCAACAGCAGCAACAACTTGGTGGACGGGGGAGAGGAAACCACAAAAGTCAGCATCGAGCCCAAGAACCTCATGGATGTAAGAAGCTATGAAATACTTTTCAGTGCAAATTTATAAGAAATTGTTAGCAAACTTTTATACACACTGAtgttgagaaatattttgtttcaatgtaTAGCTTGCTATAACAAGGGTTGTCAGTCGGTAATCAGTGGTTGATATGAGTTCATAGGTACTCTGTAAAATAaccaaaacaaattgaaataattcTTTGTCGTTGTTTATGGATTTGTTGCATACATCATACTGTAATTGGGATAACCTGTAATAGCTGTAGTTTAAAATTCCTATCCTATTAGAAAGGTATCATGACACCTGTAAACTACAGTTTGCCCTgtttaatattcataaaaatgacAAATCACTTTCACTACTCCAAAGTACCTAAAATCAGGGTGCAGTGTAAAGAGAGTCttttgtagtaaaatgtaaataatatgatGGATTTAATTTCTGTTTTCAGATGTTTGATGCCACAAGTGATGAAGACTAGGAAGGTTgctaaaagtacatgtaaatgtatgaagAATTCCACAAGTGTACACTGTAGCAAATTTGTTTCAGCCTTCAGTGTCTGTGTTTTATATACTGTATGTGTTCAACCAGCACAAACTGCCTTAAACTTTTCACCTAGTTGTGTTCAAGGAAATGATGTGAAACAGTGGAAGAATGGGATGAATGGGAAAGCAAACACTGTATTAGTGCTTTAATATACTGTAtctgttttatgttttctttaaatattattttaggaACCACAAGActtgtgtgtaaaaaaaatatttccatgtattttgtttctaatgtaataatttatttttgaaaaatcatggCCACTTCTCATTTTCCAGAACTTCCAAGAAAATAGGGGTTTAATTATTGATGTATTATTTCGTACATGCAAAGTTCTGAAGAGAATCATCAGATATGGAAATTCTTGCCAATTCCATTATTTCACCAAGTATTATTAAGATCACATAGTTCATTTCACAAATATCATGTACTGATATTATAAACCATGCTGCCATACACGATCTACACTCAGGCTAACCCCAACAGGTGCTTGGATAGGTATCAAGTTTTATTCATTGGGCCACCAATTGTGTTTCAATCTTTTTGCTGCATAAACACCAGTGCAAAACCTACTTAAAACTACAACAGATGTGTTTTGTTTGGAAATTGCTTGGAAAGAATGTAGAAAAGTATTTGTTCATCTtaagttttttgtttgtaatcttttttaaatgtaaattaattacGGAGATGGGAACTAACAAAATGTGAATAATTCTGTTGAAGAAATGTCTGTTCAAACTGAACATAAGAAAATGTGCTTTGTTATCATTTACATAATTTGTTGcttctgttattttttgttactCTGTCTTGACTATGAGTTGGATTATCACAAGATATGTCTAACGTGACTAGTTTTGTTAATTGTCCTGCAAATCCACTGCGTGTTTGTGTAATATGTTTTGCCATTTGCATAGCTTTTGTAAGTTTATGAACTTTTATTAAATCTATTCCTTTTGGAATTATTGTCAAAAAATTTTGTAAGTTacatctgttttattttttcaaagtccaAGTTGTCACAAAAATGATTTACAGTATAAACTCGAGGTCACTGATATTTGACCACTTTAAATTATGCAAAAATGACCTTTTGTACTCAGTGCTTTTAGGGTGGAATAAAGCCTATACACCAgcaaaattttggttttttttttacttgcatTAATGAAGGTACTTAACGAGACAATATTTGCAATCAGTATATATTTCCGGTTATATTTGCATTGGAATCTGCAACTTTCAATTTCCCATGAATACACTTGGGtaattcatgcgccatgagcacaaatataGAGGTCgcacgtgttttgagtatatttattattggaagATTTACTGAAACGTTCAAACATACATAAGTAATAACTGTAATTCGATATGTACTAATGAAAAGTAATCGTTAAATCATATCTATTGgtcaataaaaagatttttagatAAAGTTTCTAGTACTATATTTTTAGTTGCGAAGGGcaaactaaataacatgttaatagggctgttccatgtatgtttcatatccctgactaagagTGTATATAATGGCTTTGAAGCGATGATACACAAATAGTTCATACCAACAGATGCACATCagtttgaatataaatatagccattgaatgcttatttttggatgtcgtcggtcctataacaccAAGCAGTGCAGACAAATAATACCACGCCAACGCGTAGTAGTCAATTTGTCTGCCCcgcttggtgtgttataggacggACGACATCCAAagataagcattcaatgctcaATTGTGATATTCAAACCTATGATTTaccaaatatcaaatttttacacgttttccatatattttatatgaaaagatcaacttttaaaatattgtgatGTTCAGAAGTAAATAAATCtggtaaaaaaggaaaaaagtagtattacatgtattcattggCCCAACTTATAAATACTGAGTTTTCCATCTGCTTCATAGTCATACAAGTGCAGGGGAATGtaaatactgtacatgtactgcagagtggcatatacatgtagcataagCAAGTGACATCTCCTAAAACTGATGCCTTCAAGAACtagtatgtatttatttattaagataCACTCtctataaatgaatatttctatCTACAGACATCAAAGAACTTCAAATTCCAATTCTTTCCTCAGTGTGTCAATGCCACTGTTTAGATGGCATTCGCATGACAcgcatcaatttaaaaaaagacaactCTGTTTACATATGCAATTCTTGATGAGttttaacaactttttaaaattacatgtaggtGATTATTTAGAGTGTGGGAAACCTCCTGTgtgattaaatttgttttaatttccgTTGTCATAATTAAggaaaatatcttttttgagtaaatttgttaatttcatgaTGGCCATAGATGAGTTCTGACTTCATGAGGTAGAGAATATAGCCATAGAGTTCatataattaatgtttttaaaaaccttgttttgttttgctgCTGAATTTGAATGCAAGATGAATACACATTTTATTAAGAGAAGAGTTGGGATATCATGATAGCAAGAGTTCTGTCCTCATGTGGGctaccatcttcgctagccaagggttttcggtccactttgctccccataaacccaaGGGTTTATGgagagcaaagtggaccgaaaacccttggctagcgaagatggtggGCTACATTCTGTTCTTTAAATTTATTGACATGTAATGAAGACTGAATGCAAATAGAGAGTGAAAATGGAGAAGttagccatttttttttattttaaatgcccTGGGAAAGGTTTTATATCTGGCTCCAGGGAGTGTATACTAAGGTAAAGCTATGGAATTCTGGTGACTGTTTAGGCCTGTGGGCCTATTGTATGATTTCCCAATACTCTATATAGACAAGAATCTAATGCAAAAAATTCTTTGAGGATGGGTATTGTGGTAATAGAGTAAAAGAATTGCTGGTACATGATTATGTTCTTGTGACCAACTTCAGCCAATCAGAACTGATTTTGAAACAGCAACCTAGTCATCCCCAccttcattattttgtagagtaattgattgaatatattttttaaaaatgattaatatcCCCACCACTATACATGTTCATACCTACCATTAGTATGTTATAATGCATCTATGTGGTGTCTAGCATTATATTGGGCAAATGACCCAAGAATCATTTGTCAAATATCATTggaaatgatttaaaatctcTATCATCATCAACaatatacatgactgtatatatttttaagtctCAAGACAGGAAAGTTTATAAAAGCACCCCCTTGGTTATCCCTTACtccacattttatttacatgtataccagtAACCATGTATATTTTAGGAATGGCTGAATTCATGGCAAAAAAGCTCTATGACATCAccatttgtaattatttttttccaaaaagctATTTTGGGACCCCATTGCTGTTTATCAAAACATTTGCCACTCTGAAAAAGAATTGTGTGTTCTAGTTCTCAATTTTTACATCAAATGTATAGGCAAAAGAAGCAAAATTGAATCCCACATGTAAATTATTTCCATATTGTATGtacataaaaaaacccattaaactGAGTGATTCAAGCTTTATTAGCTATATCAAGAAAAACTGAAGTGCACTCAAAAGCACTCTTGTTTCAATACAAGATCATTCCACATTTGACAACTGTTGATATGACATCCTTAACAATGTTCATGATCGAATAATTATACAAATGAATCACATGAAATAatgattctgaaaaaaaaatacatcaacaCCTGATTAAAATCAGTGAAAAGCTGATGTCCTGTGTTACTATCTTTTGGAATGAGACAGAAAAAAGTTGGTACATATACTATTAACACAAGCAAGTCATCTGTATGTTGATAAAAGCATATCTGAACGAGTTCCTCTCATGGTAGAATTTCCTATTGCTTCATGATTTCCAGTGGCTAGGTGTTAAAACAAACTCGTGACTGACTGATCAGTGTCCGGCCTTACACAGGTAATTGATAGGTAACATCCTGATGTGACCGGAGTCGGTCTTGATCACGCCTTCTGTTCCGTCTATACTCAGCAGGGTACCCATCAGTTCTCTCTCCTCTCCCAATATTACTTTAGCCTAAAAAGGACAAAGAAAACACAATCAATTGGATTCCATTTAGTCTTATTATTTGCCTATTCTCAATAGACGGTATACtcatacctgttaacctttcaaagctgctatgtgggagaatctcccccttaccaacttggctaagggggagattttgcgtaaacgacgttttttcacgtgaaatgcaaatatatattaaaaatactgttagataccttattttaccattgtaattaatgcatttgcaatcattttaaattttattatttctatgactACCAGTGTGCAATTACAGCTTGTGTTGCTGTACAAGTtcagaaaactattattttgtttgcatggtACAATACAAGAATTCAAGAGTgccactttttatattaagtctTTCTATTGTTCAGTTTTGAACCATCACTGCATGCTGACATCTAGGGTAAACACAGTtctattttctaaaatttattttgcctattttgaatttgcagtgaaacccagttaagaaaataccagaaaataatattcattaaaattattttttgccttatatataggatagatttttaattcacatgtatttctccagtatcatttaaaaatgatctctGTTGTAATGTCTATAGCATCCCTGTAATtcatagtaccggtactataaactttaaaaactcttgTGAAATGCTTTTACACTTTTTCCTCGAGCTTCACTTTATtggtagcttgtataaacactcagtgttccaaactcactttgatttttaccgACCGTGCTGGCCAGACAGAATTAGTCACGACCCACTGCACGTGACTTGGGTGCTTTACCTGTGCACCTGTTAAGTGACACCACTGGCtgttattgttttctttggtgttacagagtaaaatcaagatgttttaagctttcacttattttttataaggCCTATGCATAACTATATAAATACGTAACTGATTtaagtcaaaaccggaagtaaacGTAAAAAGTAATCTGGGCTATAACATGTCATACTATGATCACGGTAGATAGTACTTGGATGGATTTTGATTTATTCAAGCTACACTGCAGCTTTTTTAGTTCAAAATGAGAGAAAAACCCGCAGTGGATGttgaaatttgcatgtaaagattcagaattgggggggggggggggggggggggtatggggaAGACAAATACGATTGCGGGAGAAATTTGTCTCCCGCGCGGGAGAAAGGTTGGATGCGGGAGATCTTAGATTTTTAGGCCGTTTTGCGGGAGTCTCCCGCGCATTGCAGGAGGGGTTAACAGGTATGTATACTTTCACATGTATATTCAGAACAATGCCTTCAGTACTTACTCTATCTCCCTTCTCCGGGGACACAGGCTCTAGATGTTCACATGCTATGTTCACCACCTTGTCCTCTTCTGGTATGAATAATGAACACATCCCTCCCTACAACAATTGAGTTGTATTAAATACACCTTTCAAAGCTCAAGATTACCGGTAAATTACATGGACTATGTTAATTCCTCTAAATTTATCATTGAaccaaatgaatgtaaaaataacTCTTTTAAAGCATCTAACAGCAAAACCATAGCATTTGCTTTAAAATTAAAgtggaagatacatgtatgaacagtTCACTATGGCCGGATACAATATACAGTCACGTTTATTGGTTATACTCACTGTAACACTGCGTATTATGCCTGTCTGGTGAATCAGCTTGTGGTCATCGTGTGTTTCTTTGATTTTGACCTCGATTTCTGTGGTATGCCAATCAGCCATACTTTGGTCCATCCCTGTCCCTGGGGTGAACGGTGCCCCACCAGGAGTCATTGGACTGTAACCAAGGGGTGAGGGGGTGGTGTTTGAGGGAGAGGGCTGATATCCAAGGGGGCTGGGTGAAGCACCCCCAAAACCTGGACTTGGAGCTGTGAATAAACAACACTTTATCATAGATGATTTTCCATTAACACaattttgaagtacatgtagatacCGCCCGTCGGTGGCCTTATTGTAAGTCAAGACAATGAATTTCCCTCTTGAAGCAACAAACTTTTAACGAGCTAtggataaataaatatacagggAAATCAAACCAATATCACAATAACATACAAGGAggctttcaaaaaattaataatccTTATCAAAAtagtgctacatgtacatgtttaataaCACTGCAGAATAACAAGTTGAAATTGGTTGAATAAAGGAATCTacacatcttttttaaaaattgttgtcATTTTAATTCAACAACCTTGACACCAACTGGACTTCTGTAAATCACTGATGTATAAATGTAGGTTACCTGAATAACTTCCTGGTGAAGGAGAAGGCTGTGCATATGGAGAGTAACTGGTGCCTGGAGTCTGTGGTGTGAATGGTCCCATTGGACTAGGGGTATCGGCTGTGTAGCCCGGTGTGCCTGGATTGGGGGTGGCTCCTCCATAATCTCCAGGGGAAGGGTTATCATCAAAGTGGTAGTCAAAATCATTGTTCCTAtgatcaaaaacatttttatgctTATGAATTACTTTTTAACCTTGTCAAAAGACCTCTAATTCCTCTTTAGACTGTATTAAGATATAAGTTTTCTTAATGTTTgagtttttcaaataaatacacCTGTATATTTACAATGCACAGAATCTGCAGGGATCATTTACAGTATCTAGAGCTGTAACAGCAGTCCTTAGGTACATGGAAGTGTGTGTTACCTGGTAGGTGTGTTGGGATTGGTGGGGTCCCAAGCACTCTGTCCCGGGGTTCTGCTGCCAGGCTCATGGAGTGGTGTCATACTGCCATAATTTGGAGTTCTGCTTCCATCATGTAGTGGCGTCTGTGAACCATACATCGGTGTGCGAGATCCATACATAGGAGTCTGGGAGCCGTGCATCGGGGTGCGACCGCCAGGTGTGGCAGCTGATCCAACACTCCTCCCACCACTGAAATCAGACAACAAAGAAAAgtcagtaaaaacaataaaacagtatacccccccccccccctccattggAGCGGGGTATTATAAAGTAAGTAAAAAACAGTTGCTATTAGAACAGGAGATAAGTGCACATACACCAGGTTGCTTAGACGGGCTCTGTCCACGGATATAGTCTTACAGCTAGAGTGAAGCTCAACACGAGCCGTGGAATCTGTGGCATCCTTAACAATTCCAATGTAACCTTAAAAGAGAAGGCTTGTTAGGTcatttaatgcatttatttctatgatcaactttatttctttatctaACCCATAAATGAAAAACTTGTGTTAGGTGTTATTGGACAATCAAAGCAATCTGTAGGGTAATGTAATATAAAACCTTTGAAGGGTCCTTGGATGATTCTGACTGTTGTTCCAATAAGGTCCCTGTCTCTCTTACTGAGTCCTCCTCCTGCTCCTCTACCCCTCCCTGGAGTAGCACCCCCTCCTCCAGGGGCTCCACCAACTCCCCCACCCCCTGGGTGAGCAGGGCTGGATAATCTGGGAGACATGGGAGCAAACCCTGTCACTCCCAGCTGGGCTCTGTTTCCCTACAAAAGCAAATTTTTTAGGATACATTTTCTTCATCTAATtgttcatattttgctaatcaAATATACAAAAACACATAATTGTTGTTGGCAAACAGTGCAATTTTCTTACCGATGATCCACCTGCTAACACCACATGCCTGGTCCTACACACAAAGTAGCCACCATTTTCTGTCATAGTCCTGGACATCAGGAAACAATAACTCCTGTACAGATGTTTGATCTCACCTTGGCGACCCTATTGGCAggacaaaaaacccaaaaataattaaaaatgctaAAGATTCATAGAAGCAAAATGCACACACTAAACAATATATGTCCATTATTGGTTACAGGTGTAATCAAGGATATAACCCCAGTGACCAATTCAGGGTATACAAATTTCAAATATGAAGGTATTTACCGAGTGAGGTCCATCTATGACTTTGATAACATCCTTGACTTGAATGCTGTTGTTCTCAGAATCTAAAGCTACAGCATATTTTGTGTCTCTCTTCCTTGTCACTGCTGCTGGCTTCAAATTGAGTATCTGTAAACAGAACATAGTTGCAGCAAAACACATCCAGAAACACATGGCAGAGAGTAATCAGTCAAACCAATCATATATTAGATCAGTGGATTCATCACTGTACCTTGTTGTGCATAGAGAGAATCTGGAAGTTTTCCTTTTCTAATCTAACAATGACTCCAACTGTCTGTGGactgaaataaatattgatccAGTTTAGATTCATGTGTTCAATATTATCTAGAACATAATAAGCACACATTTACTTTAAAGCTAATTACAGGTAAGGTTGCAAGCATCCCTTGCTATTGTTTAATGAGCATTCTAGaggtacatgtaacttaattttCACATGATTATTTGTGTAAGCAGCTAAAGAACACAGAGCTGACTTACTCAATCTGAACCAGGTCCCCAAACTGATACTGTCCCAGAGAGTCTACACCAGTAGCCATGTCTGTGCACAACTGTAAATCTTTGGGTAAcactttcatctaaaaaaaaaaaaaaccccataaaaaCAGAATCAATTCCTGTTCCATcccctacatgtacatctgcttaaaaattttaaaataattcaatttaaacaattttgcaATACCTAatcttcattttgtaaaaatcaaacgtTCTCCCAAGTGTGGCAGTGAAAAAAACTATAATGCagcatactgtggaatcattgaaGTATGTTGAgactttattttttaaggatttCATTAGTAATTCTTATCCAGAAATCAACATcccaaacaaaataataaaatccagtatttatttatcattaatagAAGCAAATTCCACAAAAATACATCCTAAAAAACTTCCAATCCAGGAAAATTAGCtccaacaaaattaaatgattccacagtgtaaaataatatattccAGAAACATTCAGTAAGAACTGTGTACCTCATGCATTGTGAGATCCGAGAATAGAACCACGAGATTCTCCTCCACGCGGACGATCAGTCCAGTGTCCCCCTCATACCTCCCCGCTATCACCTTGACATGGTCACCCATCTTGAAGTGCTTCTTCAGCTCATGGGACATAAACTCCAGCGGGTCGCGGAGGTCCTCGTGTTTGGGCATCATGGTTATCTTGTTGCCGTCCACACTGATCACCTTACCCTGGAGGTGGACCAACTCCCCCTCACACACCTCCACCACGTCCCCTGGGATCAGGCTGTGATTTACCTCCCCTTGCTGCCTCTCTGGCACCACTGCAAGAAGCAAAAGGCTATTTACACATGACAAACACTTCTTTTCAATTTATCTCTTCTGACAGAGAATGCATGTTTCCCATGAATCATGTGTCCACTGTGTTTATTTCCAATTATTTTACTATGAACTAACAAATGTAACCTACATTCAACTTCTGCTCCTTCTGGGGTATCCTCAAATTTTTCCAGTTCAGCTAGAGTTGGCTTCACTCCTTCTGCGATCTgtcaagaaaacattttttatacaaattttataattttccaagttatatttttaataaaaaaaaaacaggtcaTGTCTGTATAAAAATCATTCAGTACTTACAATTGCTGACATGACAAAACTTTTGAACAGAAATCCTTTCCTTGTGTAACGGTTGTTCTCAAAGAGTAGAAAATCTCCGTCACTTGATACTTCTCCACCAATGGCCCTGTAAATATGAGATTgttcttttttcatattatacAAGTTGATGATATAGGAAAATTTATACatcttaaaatatcatttttaatgtacagtgtaaataaaattaatatctatTTATTATGTATACATAAATCTTACCTGACAGCATCCACATCAAACAGCTTTTGTGGTGGTCTTCTCTTCTTTTTCCTCTTCTCTACTTCCTATAAGTACATCAACAAAAAATAGCACTGTAATTTAAATATCACCACAACTCACATTCCCATTTTGTGACAACAGCAAATCTACAAAGTGTATTGTGTATAAAATGCATGTTATGCAAGTTCAACTTCATCAAATGTATTTTactctagatttttttttttacccgaGCACTTTATTTTAAACAGATATTAATTCCGTATGTTTAATTATGAA
This genomic window from Magallana gigas chromosome 5, xbMagGiga1.1, whole genome shotgun sequence contains:
- the LOC105323274 gene encoding transcription elongation factor SPT5 — encoded protein: MSDSEDEGSVYSDAGSGRNEGGSDNEDGKSNAGSDVGSDVGSDDGSEEGSPVNKRRGRGRSVDDIIDDEDDYDEEEDEDYEESGRKKKKPRHAGYILDEADVDEEGDEDEEEWEEGAEDLIDKVSSYEGPTAKEIENNRRLGHLFSSQREDELEEYYRNKYGQTSVAARFGEGEEMSDEITQQGLLPGVKDPNLWLVKCRIGEERATALQLMRKFIAYQFTDEPLQIKAVISKESLKGYIYIEAYKQTHVKQAIDGIGNLRMGQWAQQMVPIKEMTDVLKVVKETAQLKPRQWVRLKRGIFKDDLAQVDYFEPAQNIVHLKMIPRIDYTKKRGVLRVHVDEVEKRKKKRRPPQKLFDVDAVRAIGGEVSSDGDFLLFENNRYTRKGFLFKSFVMSAIIAEGVKPTLAELEKFEDTPEGAEVELVPERQQGEVNHSLIPGDVVEVCEGELVHLQGKVISVDGNKITMMPKHEDLRDPLEFMSHELKKHFKMGDHVKVIAGRYEGDTGLIVRVEENLVVLFSDLTMHEMKVLPKDLQLCTDMATGVDSLGQYQFGDLVQIDPQTVGVIVRLEKENFQILSMHNKILNLKPAAVTRKRDTKYAVALDSENNSIQVKDVIKVIDGPHSGRQGEIKHLYRSYCFLMSRTMTENGGYFVCRTRHVVLAGGSSGNRAQLGVTGFAPMSPRLSSPAHPGGGGVGGAPGGGGATPGRGRGAGGGLSKRDRDLIGTTVRIIQGPFKGYIGIVKDATDSTARVELHSSCKTISVDRARLSNLVGGRSVGSAATPGGRTPMHGSQTPMYGSRTPMYGSQTPLHDGSRTPNYGSMTPLHEPGSRTPGQSAWDPTNPNTPTRNNDFDYHFDDNPSPGDYGGATPNPGTPGYTADTPSPMGPFTPQTPGTSYSPYAQPSPSPGSYSAPSPGFGGASPSPLGYQPSPSNTTPSPLGYSPMTPGGAPFTPGTGMDQSMADWHTTEIEVKIKETHDDHKLIHQTGIIRSVTGGMCSLFIPEEDKVVNIACEHLEPVSPEKGDRAKVILGEERELMGTLLSIDGTEGVIKTDSGHIRMLPINYLCKAGH